TCTTGAAAGTGTCGTAAAGATACCCCCAGTGTGCTGCAATATTACTACCGTAAGCGAGACGAGGTTCCGTTTTAAGAATGCGAACCATTAATGTATCCCCTGGCTCTGCTCCCCGAACGCTAATTGGTCCGGTCATAATATGTACCCCAGGACCCCGATCGATGACTTTTTCATACACCTCGCGCACGCCTGCATCCATCAGTAGATCTGGAGCATCACCTGCATGGTGAGTGAGAGCTTCAATATACACAATGTCACCAGAATTGATTGTGAGCACTGGCGGCAAAGTTTTATCAAAGAAGCCCCAAAAGCAAGTTTGCGGCGTTGCTTTCAGTATATGAATGCTGCCAGCATTGCGAATCAGGTCGGCGGCTAGCAAAGTTTCTGCTTTTGCTTCCTCTGAGTCACCGCGCAAAAAACTGACAGCATAGTTTGAACCTAATGCAGCAGCGGCTCCAGCGCTTGCTAAAAATGCTCGACGAGATTGGCGAGAAAGAAACCCTGGATGACATTTTAGAAAAGCTTTTTCATCATGTTCGTCAGCAATGTCGTCATCGTTAGTCGAATTAGTTGAATCAGCAAAAGAATGAGAGTGGTTGTGGCTGTGGCGATCCATGAAACTCCTCACAGAGATTTAGGTAAGCGTATCAGAGCACTTTAAGGAGTACTTGAGCCGTCTGTTTGTATTCCATATAACAAACTCTCTCAGTGCTTGAAAAATTATCTAAGTAAGCGCTTGATAGTACAGACGTAGTATTGAAACAAGAGCAAGGATAAGTCTGCAAAGCTTGTAAAGGCTTTAATTTACATAGTTTTACAGTAGATTTATGAACGTGACTACTGCAAGACCTGCTGCGGACGTCAGTTTGAGCGAGACTATACAGCACGGGTGCATTGGGATTGCTTAGAATGCGGGTGGTTAGATGACACAGTATAAGTAATTTGTGGAGCGTAAATGAGCGCGATCGCTTTGTCTCACACTTTTGTTTGATTCTGCAAAGCATTAATTAGTACATAATTTTTATCTAAATTTTGAGTAGTACCTTGTGCTTTAAGCAGTTGCCACTCGTTGCTAGATGATTCCTTAACGCTACCTTGACAAGATGATTGGTTGGCGGCAAGAGCGCTGGCTACTCTGTAAGTAATCTCCTCATCGAGCTTACGCGCCTACGGTCATGACACCAAGTACGTCCAATGCCAATAGTGATGTCGTTTGCTATATAAAACATCAACCAATAGAGATAAGTCTCACTACTAAGTACTTCGTGCTAATTCACTTACTTGTTTAGTTTACTAAGTTGTGCAACTTGGTAAACTTTGCTAGAATCTAAAGTAACGAACTGCGCAAGTGTAATGAACAAAAAAGCCTTATGGCAACAGGTGCACTCAGCAACTTCAGAAGAACAGAAATTAATTGAACGAGTTCTTGCTTCCTCCGCAGCACTTAAGCCAGCGCTGATAGAAGCGTTGTCAGAGATGAATAAATCGACAGCGCGGAGTAAATTTTTGCAATACGTTTTGGAAACAGCGCTTGCTGTCAGTCGAGAAGTTAAGATTGCTGATACCGATTTGGACGATCCTCAAACAGGATTTGAAACGATGGTTAAAGTGTTCGCGCGTCCAGAAGCACTTAAAGTACTTGCTCCTGCTGACCCCTTGGCAGCTGCTCGGTTGAAGGGAGTGCAGGTCAAGCAAGAGTTGTTGTATGGAGACGGACAACCACTCAAGAGCGAGGAAGTGGCACAGTTACTGCACATCACTCGGCAAGCAGTAGACAAGCGACGGTTAAAAGGACAATTATTAGGGTTATCGCTAGGCAGGAGGGGTTACTTGTATCCAGTTTGGCAATTTCAAGCAGGGCAAGTGCTACCAGGTCTAGAGCGAGTTTTAGCTGCACTCAAAGATTACGACACTTGGACTCAGTTGATGTTTTTAAAAACTGGTGACGTGCGTTTGGATGGCGCTACTCCGCTAGAGCGCTTGCAAGCAGGAGACATTGATACAGTAGTCTGGGCAGCAGAATGTTATGGCACCCCAGGAGCCGCTTGAGGAGCCGTTAGCCCCGCATCCAGAACCGCCGCCTGATTTTGGCAGCCGCTCGTTACCTGTAGTTGAGAGTAATAGTCCTTGGTATCGATTGAACCCAGCACGTTACTCAAGTGCGTTATTTTTTGACCGCAGCGGCAGAGGTAGGTTTGACGGGGCTGAGCTTGGTTATGGCATTTTGTATGTTGGAGCCGACGAGTACGCTGCTTTTATCGAATGCTTCGGTCGCGTCCACGGGGCGCGGGGCGTAGCCGAATCAGCACTGCAAATGCGGAATTTAGTACGCATTACATCGGCGCGTCCCTTGCTTTTAGCTGACTTGACAGGTAGTGGCTTAGTGAAGTTAGGAGCCGATTCTCGAATTGCTTCTGGTCCGTATTTGATGGCGCGGAAGTGGGCGCAGGCAATTTGGGAGCATCCGAGCGCCGTAGATGGACTGAGATACCATTCGCGGCACGACGATACGCGCATCTGTTGCGGACTTTTCGACCGAACGAGATCGCTTTTGCGCGAAGAGAACTTGGGTAATTTGGTCGAGCAACATCCCGTACTACTTGCTCAGATGTTGGCGCACTATGACTATGGCTTGCTGTAAGCGTTCGCTACTGTTTCCTTTTGCTACCAGGAATTTTCAAAGTCTGCACAGCGCGACGCAGCGTTTCTTCTCCTCGGCGGTCGTAGCGCGACGTTGTTGCCGGATCGGCATGACCTGCTAATTTCTGGACTGTTACAATATCTACTCCGCTATCGAGTAAGTCAGAACAGAAGGTGCGCCGTAGGTCGTGTGGAGAAAACGACGCTACTTGTGCTTCCTTGGCGCGTTTTTGCAGAATAAATAACACGGCTTGTGGAGTAAGCCGTTTTGATACTACTCGATGAGCTTTATTGACTTGACACAACAGCGAACCTACCACATCGCCGCGAATCTTGAGCCACGCTTCTATGATGGAAATCGCCTCCTGTGGTAAATATACTGTGCGGTCTTTGCCTCCTTTTCCAGAACGGACTTTTATAGCTCCAATACCGAGATCGAGGTCTGCTACGTCCAAAGAAACGACCTCGCGCCGTCGCAACCCAGCACCGCGCAGCAATGCAAATAGTGCGGCATCTCTGTATCCTGCGGGAGTAGGATCGTTGAGGCAAACGTCCATCAACGCCGCAATCTCGCTTTCACATAGAGCGCGACCGCGTAACTGTTTCGTTACTTTAATGCAAGCAATATCCACAGCACGAGCGTAATCTAGAGGGTCAATTAATTCTAATCTCAACGCTTCTTTCAAAACTCGTCGCAACGCACTGAGCATCTTGTTGGCTGTCGCTGGCGCGTATTTTTCCATCAACGCGGCGCGGACTGCGGCAGTATGTTTGTAACGCAATGCTGCCCAATTTAAGGTCAGCGCGTCAGCAACTCCATCTGTCAGTAAAGAAGCGATCGCATCTAAAGCTTGTTGCATTGTCGCACGCGACCCTGGACTAAGCGTTGCCAGATACACAGCGGCGGGATGCTCGGTCAGTGGCAGCGGTGTAGTTAAGACAAGCGTTGCAGTAGCTCTGAGCATTACTTATGAGAAGGACTCTTCTGGAAACTTTTGTCAGCTATTCTCTGCTGAAGATGAGGTAATAGGAGTCATGCGATAGGGTTTACCCTGACGGAAAGCTGAACGAATACGACCGATTAATTTACGGCTGACAGCAACAATTGCTTTCTTCTTCCCCGTTCGGGGAAAGAGTCGCTCGAAGTATTCTCTCAAATCCCGATCTTGTCTAATGGCTCTCCAAGCCGCTTCACATAAAACCCATCGAACCCGACTGTTTCCCTGTCGCGTGATGCAACCCCTTCGGATGTTGTCCCCACTCGACTGCTCGCAAGGAGTCAACCCCGTATAGCTAAATAATTGCCGCTCGTTGTGAAATTGGCTCATATCTCCTAACTCATTGGATAGGATTCTCGCTCCGAGAGGACCTATCCCTGGAGCAGAACGGTAAATTTTCTCGTTGGGATCTGAGTATGCCTGCCGCTCCAATTCCTTGTCTAGCTTTTTAATCTGGGCTTCGATAGCTTACCACACTTGCCAATCAGTTTCAATTGCTAAGCTCAATTCTAACGAAGGACAGCATTTGAGCAATTCCTGCACTAACTTGTGGCTCATTTTACGGCGGTCATCTGCTGCAATCAATCCCATTTGATGACACTTCATCCGAATTTGATTTTTGAGCGCTGTCCGCTCCTTGATTAGTTGTTGTCGGGTACGGCTAAGCAGTCTTTGAGTTTCTTCTTTCTCGCTCGGAACTCTGATTCCTTTTAGGCGTCCCGCCTCTAGTAAACTAGCTAATTTTAGAGCATCTCGCTTATCCGTCTTCACTCGGTTATGGACGGTAGTTTCTATACTAGCTGCATTGACTACCAAGTTTTTAATACCAGCTTCTTCCAGTTTCCGATGTAAGACAAATCCTGAAAATCCTGCTTCATAAACACTATACAGGTTAGCTTCTGGGAAATAACTCTTGAGTTGTCTTGCCAGTTGGTCGGGTATAGCCGTAGTCTGCCATTTCTTTACTACGATTCCTTCTACTACACTCACTATTGAGTCTACTACACTCACTATTGAGTAGGTTCGTTTATGTACATCAATCCCGATGAAAACATTCTTTCCCGTGTATGAAGGCTTCTTTGATGAGCTATTCATAGCAATCTCCTTCTTAGACTACTACTTGAATTGTCTTAAATTCTGATGAAGGATTCTACTAGTTGCTTACAACTCATCATAGAGACAGCACAACCTAATTCTTTCCTAAATGCCCCAGCACCGCATCTTATTAGGGAAAGGCGAGCACTTGGGTACACAAAGGTAGCATTCAAGTGCAGAGTAAGTTGGGCAGTGGTAGTACCTTCGTTATTCACTTGCCACTCACAACAACCAAAGGAACACTTCGCACAACCTAATATCTATATATAAAAACGATAACTGCAATGAAACCTAGTCGTCGTATGTCAAATTATTCTTCAAGCATCGGTCGTGCTTTTCTTTGGGTAAAATTACCTGAATGGAATGTCGCTATATTCTCCTTTCTGCTGAATTTCGTTTGGGAGATTCAGCAAATGCCGTTTTTTCAGATTCCATTAGATTTTTCTTGCTCAGATATAATCAGGAATTGTACTCTTGCAACTATAGGAGATGTTGGAATTTCAACCACTGCTTTCTGGATGGTTGCAGTAATATCAAAGTCTCGCCAATGGGTGAATCAGTCAAGTAGGTTGCAGATAAGTGTCTTTGTTCTGGTAGGCGTTGCAATCACGATTAGTTTTGAAGCTTTGGCTACTGGACCACTTAATCTGTGGGAATATGCTGCTCTTATGCCAAAGCTTCCATTGTTGGGTACAGGACTGTTACCACTATTTCAGTGGTTACTAATACCGCCCCTAATTGTTTGGTTCGTCCAACGCCAACTTTTTTATACTAGGCATAAATGACTGAGACAATCGTAGAGAAAGATCGCAAACGTTGGTTCAACGTGGTTTGTTACTCGTTAACAGTAAGATTTTACAAGTTCGCAACCAAATACTGTATTTGACATTTTTTGACGCAACAAGCATTTACGATCAAACAGCAATTGTTCTACCTGTAGGAAATAAACGAATGCAATTAGTAAATGCCATTGTTCTGTTATCAGTTTTTATCTCATCGCTGTCTTCACCTGTAATTGCAAGTGAGAGCGTTTGGCATAGAGAAACTGAGTCCTATTCAGGAATATTAAACATTACCGTGTATCGTAGCCCCTCCTGTAGCTGCTGTGGCGGATGGATGGAGCATTTGAAAAG
This genomic interval from Chroococcidiopsis sp. TS-821 contains the following:
- a CDS encoding tyrosine-type recombinase/integrase — translated: MLRATATLVLTTPLPLTEHPAAVYLATLSPGSRATMQQALDAIASLLTDGVADALTLNWAALRYKHTAAVRAALMEKYAPATANKMLSALRRVLKEALRLELIDPLDYARAVDIACIKVTKQLRGRALCESEIAALMDVCLNDPTPAGYRDAALFALLRGAGLRRREVVSLDVADLDLGIGAIKVRSGKGGKDRTVYLPQEAISIIEAWLKIRGDVVGSLLCQVNKAHRVVSKRLTPQAVLFILQKRAKEAQVASFSPHDLRRTFCSDLLDSGVDIVTVQKLAGHADPATTSRYDRRGEETLRRAVQTLKIPGSKRKQ
- a CDS encoding transposase, whose translation is MNSSSKKPSYTGKNVFIGIDVHKRTYSIVSVVDSIVSVVEGIVVKKWQTTAIPDQLARQLKSYFPEANLYSVYEAGFSGFVLHRKLEEAGIKNLVVNAASIETTVHNRVKTDKRDALKLASLLEAGRLKGIRVPSEKEETQRLLSRTRQQLIKERTALKNQIRMKCHQMGLIAADDRRKMSHKLVQELLKCCPSLELSLAIETDWQVW
- a CDS encoding RES family NAD+ phosphorylase, whose product is MAPQEPLEEPLAPHPEPPPDFGSRSLPVVESNSPWYRLNPARYSSALFFDRSGRGRFDGAELGYGILYVGADEYAAFIECFGRVHGARGVAESALQMRNLVRITSARPLLLADLTGSGLVKLGADSRIASGPYLMARKWAQAIWEHPSAVDGLRYHSRHDDTRICCGLFDRTRSLLREENLGNLVEQHPVLLAQMLAHYDYGLL
- a CDS encoding transposase, with amino-acid sequence MERQAYSDPNEKIYRSAPGIGPLGARILSNELGDMSQFHNERQLFSYTGLTPCEQSSGDNIRRGCITRQGNSRVRWVLCEAAWRAIRQDRDLREYFERLFPRTGKKKAIVAVSRKLIGRIRSAFRQGKPYRMTPITSSSAENS